The Bradyrhizobium sp. B097 genome contains the following window.
CACAGGCGATGCAACAGAAGTTCCTGACGCTGGCCCGCCCGGTGCTCGACAAGCGCGCCGACCAGCTCGCGGACGCGATCCTGACGCTGGAGCGGTTCGATCGCGTGGAGAAGGCGACGCAGCTGGGGCGGCAGTAGGGGCGGCCGTGGTCGAGCGCAGGCTGCGCACTACACCCGCCGCTGTCGTCCCTGCGAAAGCAGGGACCCATAACCACAGGGTTGCGTTGTGGGAGTGAGCTACGGCCCCAGCCTCGCGCAACAATGCGCATTCGGGGTAATGGGTCCTGGCTTTCGCCAGGACGACGAGGCGCAATTCAAGATCTCAAGCAGCGCGGTGTCATCACCCGCGAAAGCGGGTGATCCAGTATTCCAGAGACAGCGGCGCTTGAACCGAGAGGCCGCGGCGTACTGGATCGCCCGGTCGAGCCGGGCGATGACAGCTGTATTTGACGGCGCAGCTTCGCATTTTCAGGACATGATTCGTCCGAACTTTTGCTTGCTCACCTCACTGTCATTCCGGGGCTCGCGAAGCGAGAGCCCGGAATCCATCAGGCCGCATCACGCGTGGCAAAATGGATTCCGGGCTCATGCTTCGCATGCCGCGGAATGACGGAGACTTACTCCGCTCCATCAATGATCACAAAATCCCCGTCCGAGTATTTCTGCCGGATTGCTTTCGCGGCCTGATAGTCGGGGCAGGTGTAGCATTCCATCGCGGTGGCGCGATCCCTGAACTCGATGACGAAATTGCGCTGGCGCGTCGCGCCTTCCATCACCTCATAGGAGCCGTTGCGCACGATGAAATTGGCGCCGTATCTGGCGAAGACCGGCATCGCGGCGACGAGGTATTCGGGATAACGGGCTTCATCGTGCACCGTGACGTGCACGATCCAGTAGGCTTTCGGCATGATGGTCTCCGGCTGAGGCGATCTTAAAGAACTGTGGCGCATCTCCTGCGAGATGCGCCACGGCATCAGAAAATTCCGGAGGCCAAGATTCAATTCACGATCGCGCGGGCGGTGTGTGACGTGCCAGTCAATTGCCGCCCGCGAGCCGCGCGCCCGTCGACGTCGCCGTGACGACATCACGGACCAGATCGAACACGCCGTCCGCCTCGAGCGGCATGTTCGGCGAGCGGCCGAGCCGCACGATGACGAGGTGCTGTGACGGCACGATCACGACATATTGCCCGATCGTGCCCTTGGCGAAGAAGGCGTCGCGCGGCCAGCCGTGCTTGACACGGAAGTTGGCGCCAAAGCTCTCGCCGAGATTGGTCCAGAAGCCCGCGCCGATGCCGACCCAGGCGTTCGGCGTCGGCGATGCGGAGTACTTGACCCAGCCTTCGGGCAGGATGCGCTTGTCGCCGGCCATCCCGTCATTGAGGTAGAGCTGGCCGAGACGCGCCCAGTCGCGTGCGCTCGCCATCATCGCGCCCGATCCTTCAGGCGTGCCGGCAACATCGAACTGCATGACCACGTTGTACATACCGAGCGGATCGAACAATTCGCGGCGCGCAAACCGCATCACGTCGGCGGCGTGGCCGCCGGCCGCGTTGCGGATCAGATGCGAGAGGATGATGAAATTGCCGTCGTGATAATTCCACGCCTCACCCGGCGCGGTCTCGAGCGGAATGCTCTCGGCGTACGCGGCCATGTCCGGCTCCATGAACTTCATCCGGTTGACTGGCTCGAGCGCGGAGGCAAGCGAAGCCTGCAGCGAGCTACCGAGCGCGAGGCCTGCGGTGTGGCGCAGCAGTTGATCGACCGTGATCGCGTGGCGCGGATCCTTCGGATCCTGCCAGGCGGCGATCGGCACCGGCCGGTCGACCGCAAGCTTGCCGTCACGCACCAGAACGCCGATCAGGGCCGAGATCACCGATTTGGTCGCGGAGAAGCCGAGTAGCGGCGTCTCGATGCCGATGCCGTCGGCGTAACGCTCGGCGACGATGCGGCCATCCTTCATCACGACGACAGCGCGGGTGTGACGGAACGGCGGCTCCGCCGGCTCGGCAAAGGCGCGGTCGAGCGCGGCCCCAAGCTGCGGGCTTTGTGGTGCGACGAGCGCAGGGCCTGCGATCTCGGGCAGCGATGCGGCTTGCGGCCTCGAGGGCGGCAGCGGGCCATCGGCGAGCACCGCGCCGTGGTCGAGCGTGCAGCCGAACCCCTCGCGATAGACGGCGTGGCTGCGGCCAAGCCCGAACAGCGTCACCGTGACATCCTTGCGATCAAGATCGACCTCGGTGTCCATCGCCCAGGTGATCAGGCCGGCCCCCGGCATCGCATCCGTGGTTTCGGTCAGGTTTCGCCTGGGGTCGAGACCGCTGACGAAGGTCTCCGAGCAGACGACATTCGCAACAAAACCGGTCGCGACCTTGGGCACATCGCGGGCCCGGGCGGCGGACAGCGCCAGCGCACCGCAGGCGGTGGTGGCAATGAGAATGAAGGCGAGCTTTCGACGGGTCACGGGATCCTCCGGCATGGCGCATGGGGCGCGTGGCCGGGATCAGGCCGGAGCGGACGCGCAAGCGCTCGCCGGATTTGGAATCGGGCTGGCCGAGAACTCGGGGCCGCTCGCCGAATCTAAAAATGCGCTGTGATTACAATGGCCTACGACCGAGGCAGCTCTTCCCTTCTCCCCTTGTGGGAGAAGGTGGCGCGGACGCAGTCCGCGACGGATGAGGGGTCTGCCTCCGCGGAGCGAGACCCCTCACCCGGCTTCAATGCTTCCGCATTGAAGCCACCCTCTCCCACAAGGGGAGAGGGTACAGCGGCGCATGCGGCACCAATTACACCGCTTTCAGCTTCCGATACTCCGTCGGCGTCACGCCGGTCGTCGCCTTGAAGGCGCGGTTGAAGGGGCCGAGCGACTGGAAGCCGGCGTCCATCGCGATGGTGATGACGGGAACTGCGGACTGCGAGGGATCAGCGAGCGCGGCCTTGGCCTCCTCGATCCGGTGGTTGTTGAGGAAGACGTTGAAATTGCGGTAGCCGAGCCGCTGGTTGATCAGCCGCCGGAGACGATATTCGGGGATCTTCAGCCGGGTTGCCAGCGTGCCGATGGTGACGTTGTCGTGGCGATAGATGCGCTCATCCGCCATCAGCCGCATCAGGGCATCGACCAGTCTCTGGTCCGCCGCCTCCTCGACCGCGGCCGGCTTCGTCAGCACGACGGCCTCCGCCGGCACCGTGAACAGGTCGGCGCCGTCGACGCGCATCATCGCCCAGGTGATTGCGGCCACGACGGCGGTGAGCACGGCCGCGTTCAGCAAATTGGCCCATTCCACAGTCACGCGGCTGCCGGCATAGGCGATCTGAAGCAGCGCGTTCATGCCGCCGTACAGCGCAGATGCGGCGACGATGAAGACGCGGACACGGCGGCGGCGCTCGACCAGATCTGCCGACCACGATCCGATGGTTTGCGCCACCGCGAGCGCAACGAAGACGAGCGTGAGCGAATTGACCATGATGATCGCGATCTGCGCGTGACCACCGGGCGCAATCCACATGCAATTGACGAAGCTGTAGGCCACGACCGCGGCCCAGATCAGGCCGTGCCACCAGCGCAGTTGAAACGCGTCATCGAACAGCGCGCGCGTGAACAGCCAGAACACCACGATGTCGCCGGTCGAGAGCGCGATCAGTGGCGCATGCCAGTCCGAGACCGGCGGGCCGGCACCCATCGACGCGGCCACCGCATGCGCCGCCGAGCCGAGCGCGAAGGCGACCGCAAGGCGCCCGGCCAGCACCGTGCGGAAATCCGCGAACATCGAGGCCGCAAGCACCAGCAGCAGCGTCACGGTGGCGGCGCGCAGGCACAGTTCGGTCGCGGCAAAGGTCATCGGTCGGTTTGCTTCGGGCTCGAAACGGCAACGACTCGAAGATCGACCGTCACGCCGTCTTTTTCAAGAACCATCGCGCGACCAGCGGCTGCGCTGCGTGACCCAGATATCGATGACATCGCCCTCGAGCTTGCCCGGGCCCTCATTGACAGCACCCAGCCGCCGCGCCACGGCCTGCGAGGCGAAATTGGCGGGATCAATGCAATGGATGATGCGGTCGATGGTGAAGTTCGCGAACACAAAGTCGATCGCGGCGCGTGCCGCCTCCACCGCATAGCCCTTGCCGCGATACTCCCTGGCGATGCCCCAGCCGACCTCGAAGTCCGGCCATTCCGGCGGATAATACGGCCCGACGCGGCCGATGTAGCGAGCGGAAGACCTCTCCTCGACCGCGAACATGCCAAAGCCGTGCAGCGCCCAATGGCCGGAGATGACCGCCGCATTGCGCCAGCCCTTCAGCTCCGAGGTGACCGGCTGATGATCCGGCGTGATGAAGCGCGCCGTCTCGGGATCGGACAGCATCTTCGTGTTGTCCGCGATGTCGGACGCGCGCCACGGCCGCAGGATGAGACGCGACGTCTCGATCACGGGCCCGTCGACCTGCAACAGCTTTGCGCCCGGCTTGATCAGAGAAACCATCACACGCTCCAGTTTCCGGAATTATGCTGCTGTTGTCGAACGCACGCCAGAGCCACACTTTCGTCGTCCCTGCGAAAGCAGGGACCCATAACCACAGGGTTGCGTTGTTGAAGCAAGCCGTGGCCCCAGCGAGCGCAACAATAGACATTTGTGGTTATGGGTCCCGGCTCGCCCTGCGCTTGGCCGGGACGACGGATAGAGTATGATCGCGGCAAAAGAGTATGATCCGGCAAAACTGCAAGGAGTCCGACATGAGCTGGCAGCCCTCGACCGATCCCGAACTCGGCGATCCCAAGACCTGCGACGCGCTGGATCTGATCATCGTGCCGCGCACCCGCGATCTCGGTGACGGCTTCGCGGTGCGCCGCGCGCTGCCGCATGGCAAGCGGCAGATGGTCGGGCCCTTCATCTTCTTCGACCATTTCGGCCCGGTGCAATACCTCGCCGGCAAGGGCATGGATGTGCGGCCGCATCCGCATATCGGGCTCGCTACCGTCACCTATCTGTTCGACGGCAGCATCATGCACCGCGACAGCGAGGGCAACATCCAGGAAATCCAGCCCGGCGCGATGAACTTGATGACCGCGGGGCGCGGCATTGCGCATTCCGAGCGCACCCCCGACGTGCAGCGCCGCGACGGCCAGAAGATGCTCGGTCTGCAAAGCTGGATCGCACTGCCGGAGGCTAAGGAGGAGATCGCGCCGTCGTTCCAGCATTACGGCGCGGGCGATCTGCCGATGATCTCGGAGCGCGACTTCACCGCGCGCGTCATCGCCGGCTCGGCGTTCGGCATCAGCTCGCCGGTCAGCATGGTCTCGCCGTGGTTCTACACCGAAGTGACCGCGCAGGCCGGCACCTCGGTGCCGCTCGACCCCGATCACGAGGAGCGCGCGATCTATCTCGTCGACGGCGAGGTCGAGATCGCGGGCGACCGCCACGAGGGACCGCGGCTGCTGATCTTCCGGCCCGGCGACCGCATCACTGTGAAGACGCTGCGACCGACCCGCATGATGTTTTTGGGCGGCGATGCCCTGGAAGGGCCGCGCCACATCTGGTGGAATTTCGTCTCGTCATCCAAGGAGCGGATCGAGCAGGCCAAGCAGGACTGGAAAACCGGGCGTTTCGTACAGGTTCCGCACGAACACGAGTTCATTCCGCTGCCGGAGTGAGCTATTTCCTGTGTTAGTCTTTGGCGCCCGCACGCCTCGTGCGGGCGCACGTCTTTGAACACCGCGTCTTTGAGAAACGAGCCCGGAAAGACCCCGCCATGACCGCGATGCTCTCCAGCGATTTGCCCCTGCCCCGGATCGGCCGCGGCAAGGTGCGCGATATCTACGCCGTCGGCGACGACCGCGTGCTGCTGCTCACCACCGACCGCATCTCGGCATTCGACGTGGTGATGGCGGAGACCATTCCGATGAAGGGCGCGGTGCTAACCCAGATCAGCGCCTGGTGGTTCCGGCAGCTCGAAGGCACCGTGCCGCATCACATGATCAGCGCCGATGCCGACGAGATCATCCGCGCGGCGCCTGAACTCAAGAACCATCACGCCGACATCCTCGGGCGCGCGATGCTGTGCAAGCGCACCACTGTGTTCCCGATCGAGTGCGTGATCCGCGGTTACATTTCCGGCTCGGCCTGGAAGGAATACGCCGCCGAGGGCACGCTCGCCGGGGAGAAGCTGGCGGCGGGCCTGGTCGAAAGCCAGAAGCTCGAGCCCGCGATCTTCAGCCCGGCGACCAAGGCCGAGGCCGGCCATGACGTGAACATCACGGTTAAGCGGGTGCGCGAGATCCTGGGCGCCGACGTTGCCGCGACGCTCGAGAAGATGGCGCGCGATGTCTACGCATACGGCGAACAGACCAGCCGCGCCCGCGGCATCATCATCGCCGACACCAAGTTCGAATTCGGCCGCGACAAAGACGGCCGCATCATCCTGATCGACGAGGTGATGACGCCGGATTCGTCGCGGTTCTGGGCCGTCGATGCCTACAAGCCCGGCCAGCCGCAGCCGAGCTTCGACAAGCAGCCGCTGCGCGACTATCTCGACGTCGAGCGCCACGCCGGCCGCTGGAACGGCGACGCCCCGCCCCCGCCGCTGCCGGCGAGCGTGGTGGATGCGACCAGCAAGCGGTACCTCGAGGCGTACCGCCGCGTGACGGGGACTGAGCTGAAGGTCTGACCGCACAGTCATTGTGTATCACCGTCACCCTGAGGAGGCCGCAACGCGGCCGTCTCGAAGGGTCGACGGCCCGGCTGGTGGCCGTGCATCCTTCGAGGCTCGCTGCGCTCGCACCTCAGGATGACGGGAGAGGGGCGCTGCGCCTGCATCGACTGATCGTGCGATCACGTTAGGCCAGGTGAATCCCATTCACCCCTGTTGAAGACAAACCTTTTGTCGGCACATCCGACACGCTGCACTCTCCGGCTAAACGGAGAGCTCACGATGCGGCAATTGACTTATATCGGCGACAACAAGGTCGAATGGTGGGACGTTCCCCCGCCGAGGCTCCAGGATGACCGCGACGCGCTGGTGCAGCCGCTCGCGGTGACGCGCTGCGATCTCGATCTTGCGATCGTTCACGGCCGATCCGGCCTCGCGGGCCCATTTGCGCTAGGACATGAGACCGCGGGCCGCATCGTCGACATCGGCGGCGCGGTGAGGCATTTCGCGCCCGGCGATCTCGTCATCGTACCGTTCCAGATCAGTTGCGGGGCCTGCGATCGCTGCCGGCGCGGCCACACCAATGCCTGCGCGGCAGTGCCGTTTCGCTCCTCCTACGGCTTGAAGCCGGTCTGCGGCGTGGAATATGGCGGCGGCCTGTCCGACCTGATCCGTGTGCCGTTTGCCGATCACATGCTGGTTCGCCAGCCGAACGGCCATGCCTTGTCGCAAACCGCAGGACTGGCCGACGGCGCGACCGACGGGTTCAGCGCGGTGGCGCGCTGGCTCGCGCAACGGCCCGGTGCCGACGTGCTCGTGATCGGCGGCTTCGCGCAGTCGCTCGCGCTATTCGCGGTGCAGGCGGCGGTGGCGCGCGGTGCGGGCCGCGTCGTCTATCTCGACGACTACGCGCCGCGCCTCGCCAAGGCGAAGTCGCTCGGTGCCGACATCATCGAAGCCCCTAGCGGCCTGTCGATGGAGCCGCCCGGCCTGTTCCCGATCGTGATCGATGCGGCCGCGACCGACGCCAGCACGCTGCTCGCATTCCGCGCGACGGAACCGAACGGCATCTGCCAGCGCATGTATGGCGACTTCGCCGAGACCACGCCGGTGCCGCTGCGGCATATGTATGGCGTCGGGATCACGTTGAAGGTCAGCCGCGTCAATGTTCGCGCCGAGCTGCCCGACTGCGTCGCGCATGTGGCGGCAGGACATTACCACCCGGAGCATGTCATCACCCGCCGCGTCCGTTTCGAGGATGCGCATGAGGCGATCGGGGACCCGACCATCCGCGTCGCCTTCGTTCGTGATGGCATTGCCTGACCGGGACTATTAGGTTGGCTCCAACTAACAAACCCAGGGAGCCACCCATGTCCGATGCCGATACCGTGCTCGTCGAGCGCGACGGTCCCATCACCATCATCTCGATCAACCGCCCGCACAACCGCAATGCCGTCGACGGCGCCACCGCGCGGAAACTGTATGACGCGTTTCTGGCCTTCGACGCCGACGCGAGCGCATCGGTCGCGGTGTTCACCGGCACCGGCGGATATTTCTGCGCCGGCGCCGACCTCAAGGCGGTGGCAGCAGGCGATCCCGAGAAGAAGCGCGAGGTCGGCGGCCACAATACCATCGCGCCGATGGGGCCAAGCCGGCTGCGGCTGTCGAAGCCGGTGATCGCCGCGATCGAGGGCTTTGCGGTCGCCGGCGGCATGGAGCTTGCGCTGTGGGCCGACATGCGCGTCGTCGCCGAGGACGCCACGTTCGGCGTATTCTGCCGTCGCTTCGGCGTGCCGCTGATCGACCTCGGCACCATCCGCCTGCCGCGGCTGATCGGCCATTCGCAGGCGATCGATCTGATCCTCACCGGACGCCCGGTCGCAGGGCCCGAGGCGCTTCGCATGGGGCTCGCAAACCGCTTGGTGCCGAAGGGCGAGACGCGCGCGCACGCCATCGCGCTCGCCAAGGACATCGCGAAATTCCCGCAGAACTGCATGCGCGCCGACCGCCTGTCGGCATTGCGGCAGTGGGACCTCGACGAGGAAGAGGCGATCCGGAACGAGATGCGCGGCGGGCTCGAGGTGATCGCATCGGGCGAAACGCTATCCGGCGCGGCGCGCTTCGCCTCGGGTATCGGCCGCCACGGCGCATTCGGCAATGAGGGCGGGAATGGTTAGTCCCACAGCGCCAGCCTTTGCGTTCCTGCTGCCGACGTGCTGAGCTGTCGCCCATTCCGAAAGCAAACGATGCCCGCACAATCGATCGCAACCGAGCTGAAGACATTCACCACGTCCGATTTCCGCCTGGAGAACGGCAGCGTGCTCGGCGAAGTGACCATCGCCTACCGCACCGTCGGCACGCTGGCGCCCAAGCGCGACAATGTCGTGCTGATCACCCACGGCAACACCAGCGGGCCGCAGATGATCGATCCCGACGGATCGACCGGCGAAGGCAGCTGGAACGAGATCGTCGGCCCCGGCAAGGCTGTCGACACCAACCGCTACTTCGCGATCTGCCCGAACATGCTGGGCTCGTCCTACGGCTCGACCAACGCGGCAAGCATCGACCCGCGGACCGGCCGGCGTTACGGGCCGCGCTTCCCTGATATCACCGTCAGCGACATCGTCGCCACCCAGCGCGCGATGCTCGATGAACTCGGCATCGACAAGCTCGTTGCGATCGTCGGTCCGTCCTATGGCGGCTTCCAGGCGCTGCAATGGGCGGTGAACCATCCCGATGCCATGCGCGGCATCGCTGCCGTCGTCACCGCGCCGCTGGTGCCGCGCGAGCGCGCCGAGGGCAATGTTGCGCGGCTGATGGCGGCGCTGTCGCAGGATCCGAACTGGAACGGCGGCGACTATTACGATCACGGCGGCGTGCTCGAAAGCATGATCCAGATCCGCACCGCGACGCTGAAGAGCTACGGCATCGAGACGCGGCTGCGCGACACGATGGCCGATCCCGCTGACATCGAGGCCGCGATCCGCGCCGAGGCGGCGGAATGGGCCAGGGGGTTCGACGCCAATTCGCTGCTGACTCTGGCCAAGGCGCTGCGCGGCTTCGACGTCACGGCGCAGTTCGGACGGATCAAGGCCAAGGTGCTCTATGTCCTGTCGCGGACCGACAAGCTGTTCCCGCCGGAGCTTGCGCCGCAGGTGATGCCGGCCCTGAAGGCCGCCGGCGTCGACGCGGATTATTTCCTGCTCGACAGCGACTATGGCCATTCGGCATCGGGCCGCGACGCGCACAAATGGGCGCCGCGGTTGCGCGCGTTCATGGACAGCCTCGGCTAGACAATCGGACCGCATCGATCCATCCGATCCGGGAACCCGCACCCGCCGCTCCCCGCAACCGGGAGGGACGAAACTGCGCGCGTTGAGAATAGGCTGTCACAAGAATCCTGTTGTCGTCCTGCACCGGGCCCGTCTACGACTGACGGCGAAAGTTTCAGGACATTTTTCAACGTGATTAGTCGATCGCTTTATTTCGGCTCGCGCGCGCGGCGGGCCATGCACGACGTTATCGGCGGCGGCGCGGCCAGCGTGCTCGGCATCACGTTCGGCCTGTCCTACGCGCTGCTGATCTTCGCCGGGCCATTGTCGCCCTATCTGTCATACGGCGTCGCGGCGACATTCATCTCCTCAGCGGTGCTTGCGACCTTGATTGCGCTCGGCAGCTCGCTGCCCTTCGCGGTCGCCGGCCCTGACAGCTCGACCGCGGCGGTAACGGGGATCCTGATGGCCTCGCTGGTCGAGCGCATCAGCGCCGCCAACCCGGCGGCGCCGCTGCTGACGCCGGTGCTGATCACGCTGGGGCTCTCGACCATCGTCACCGGCATCGTGCTGTGCTGCCTCGGGCTGACGCGGCTCGGCCGCGCCATCCGCTACGTGCCTTATCCCGTGGTCGGCGGATTCCTCGGCGCGACCGGCCTCTTGATCGTGCTGGGCGCAATCAGGGTGATCACCGGTTACCCCGTGCAGCTCAACACGCTCTTCCACTTCACGAATATCATCACGATCTCCGAGCTGAGCGCCGCCTGCGCGATGGCGCTGGTGCTGTATCTGACCTGGCATCGCTCGCGCACCCCGTTTGGCCTGCCGATCATCCTGGTCTCCGGCGTGATCGTGGCGCATCTCGCATTCTGGATCATCGGCATCACGCCGGAGGAAGCCCACCTGACCGGCTGGACCTTCGCGCCGCCGCCGGCATCGACCTTCAGGCTGCCGTGGCACGCGGCCGAGCTTGCGCAGTACCCGTGGTCGGCGGTGCCGGACCTGCTCGGCAACATGGTCGCCGTCGTCTTTGTCACGGCGGCGAGCACGCTGTTCAACACCACCGGCATCGAGGTCGCGGTGCATCGCGAGGCCAACCTCGAGCGCGAGCTCAACATCACCGGCTTCGCCAACATCTTGACCGGCGCGCTGGCCGGCTATGCCGGCTGCACTTCGGTCAGCCGCTCGATTCTGAATTTCTCCAGCGGCGGGCGCGGCCGGCTGTCGGGGTTGACGGTTGCGGCGATCTCGCTGTTGATGCTGGCGGTAGCGCCGCAGTTGCTCGGCTACATGCCGAAATTCGTGCTCGGCGGCCTCCTGATCTATCTCGGCGCCGACCAGCTGCACAAATGGATGATCGAATCGCGCAAGCGGCTGTCGCAAACCGAGTATCTGTCGCTGCTCGCGATCATCGTCATCATCGTAGCCTGGGGCTTCGTGCCCGGCATCCTGATCGGCATCATCATCGGCTGCGCGACCTTTGCGCTCAGCGCGGCGCGGGTCGAGGCGATCAAATACGGCTTTGACGGCTCGGAATACCGCAGCTCGCTGGACCGCTCGCGCGACGACCGGGATGTGCTGCAAGCGCACGGCGGCAAGATCCAGGGGCTGACGCTGCAGAGCTATCTGTTCTTCGGCTCCGCCAACAGGCTCTACCAGCACGTCAAGGCGCTGCTGCGCGAGCACCCGGAGTGCCGCTATTTGCTGTTCGACTTCAAGCTCGTCACCGGCGTCGATTCATCGGCGGTCTACAGCTTTGCGCAGATCAAGCGCAGCGCGCACGAGGTCGGCGTCGAGCTGGTGCTGGTGCACTTGTCCACCAAGGCCGAGCAGGTGCTGCGCGCCAGCGACTTCATCACCGAAGGCGTCACCGTGATTGACGAGCTCGACCATGCACAGGAATGGTGCGAGAACCAGATCATCGCGCAGCACCAAGAACTTGCGCAGGAAGAGGCCGACCTGCG
Protein-coding sequences here:
- a CDS encoding DUF1330 domain-containing protein, which codes for MPKAYWIVHVTVHDEARYPEYLVAAMPVFARYGANFIVRNGSYEVMEGATRQRNFVIEFRDRATAMECYTCPDYQAAKAIRQKYSDGDFVIIDGAE
- a CDS encoding serine hydrolase, which codes for MTRRKLAFILIATTACGALALSAARARDVPKVATGFVANVVCSETFVSGLDPRRNLTETTDAMPGAGLITWAMDTEVDLDRKDVTVTLFGLGRSHAVYREGFGCTLDHGAVLADGPLPPSRPQAASLPEIAGPALVAPQSPQLGAALDRAFAEPAEPPFRHTRAVVVMKDGRIVAERYADGIGIETPLLGFSATKSVISALIGVLVRDGKLAVDRPVPIAAWQDPKDPRHAITVDQLLRHTAGLALGSSLQASLASALEPVNRMKFMEPDMAAYAESIPLETAPGEAWNYHDGNFIILSHLIRNAAGGHAADVMRFARRELFDPLGMYNVVMQFDVAGTPEGSGAMMASARDWARLGQLYLNDGMAGDKRILPEGWVKYSASPTPNAWVGIGAGFWTNLGESFGANFRVKHGWPRDAFFAKGTIGQYVVIVPSQHLVIVRLGRSPNMPLEADGVFDLVRDVVTATSTGARLAGGN
- a CDS encoding helix-turn-helix domain-containing protein translates to MTFAATELCLRAATVTLLLVLAASMFADFRTVLAGRLAVAFALGSAAHAVAASMGAGPPVSDWHAPLIALSTGDIVVFWLFTRALFDDAFQLRWWHGLIWAAVVAYSFVNCMWIAPGGHAQIAIIMVNSLTLVFVALAVAQTIGSWSADLVERRRRVRVFIVAASALYGGMNALLQIAYAGSRVTVEWANLLNAAVLTAVVAAITWAMMRVDGADLFTVPAEAVVLTKPAAVEEAADQRLVDALMRLMADERIYRHDNVTIGTLATRLKIPEYRLRRLINQRLGYRNFNVFLNNHRIEEAKAALADPSQSAVPVITIAMDAGFQSLGPFNRAFKATTGVTPTEYRKLKAV
- a CDS encoding GNAT family N-acetyltransferase → MVSLIKPGAKLLQVDGPVIETSRLILRPWRASDIADNTKMLSDPETARFITPDHQPVTSELKGWRNAAVISGHWALHGFGMFAVEERSSARYIGRVGPYYPPEWPDFEVGWGIAREYRGKGYAVEAARAAIDFVFANFTIDRIIHCIDPANFASQAVARRLGAVNEGPGKLEGDVIDIWVTQRSRWSRDGS
- a CDS encoding pirin family protein; translated protein: MSWQPSTDPELGDPKTCDALDLIIVPRTRDLGDGFAVRRALPHGKRQMVGPFIFFDHFGPVQYLAGKGMDVRPHPHIGLATVTYLFDGSIMHRDSEGNIQEIQPGAMNLMTAGRGIAHSERTPDVQRRDGQKMLGLQSWIALPEAKEEIAPSFQHYGAGDLPMISERDFTARVIAGSAFGISSPVSMVSPWFYTEVTAQAGTSVPLDPDHEERAIYLVDGEVEIAGDRHEGPRLLIFRPGDRITVKTLRPTRMMFLGGDALEGPRHIWWNFVSSSKERIEQAKQDWKTGRFVQVPHEHEFIPLPE
- a CDS encoding phosphoribosylaminoimidazolesuccinocarboxamide synthase, whose product is MTAMLSSDLPLPRIGRGKVRDIYAVGDDRVLLLTTDRISAFDVVMAETIPMKGAVLTQISAWWFRQLEGTVPHHMISADADEIIRAAPELKNHHADILGRAMLCKRTTVFPIECVIRGYISGSAWKEYAAEGTLAGEKLAAGLVESQKLEPAIFSPATKAEAGHDVNITVKRVREILGADVAATLEKMARDVYAYGEQTSRARGIIIADTKFEFGRDKDGRIILIDEVMTPDSSRFWAVDAYKPGQPQPSFDKQPLRDYLDVERHAGRWNGDAPPPPLPASVVDATSKRYLEAYRRVTGTELKV
- a CDS encoding alcohol dehydrogenase catalytic domain-containing protein, which codes for MRQLTYIGDNKVEWWDVPPPRLQDDRDALVQPLAVTRCDLDLAIVHGRSGLAGPFALGHETAGRIVDIGGAVRHFAPGDLVIVPFQISCGACDRCRRGHTNACAAVPFRSSYGLKPVCGVEYGGGLSDLIRVPFADHMLVRQPNGHALSQTAGLADGATDGFSAVARWLAQRPGADVLVIGGFAQSLALFAVQAAVARGAGRVVYLDDYAPRLAKAKSLGADIIEAPSGLSMEPPGLFPIVIDAAATDASTLLAFRATEPNGICQRMYGDFAETTPVPLRHMYGVGITLKVSRVNVRAELPDCVAHVAAGHYHPEHVITRRVRFEDAHEAIGDPTIRVAFVRDGIA
- a CDS encoding crotonase/enoyl-CoA hydratase family protein; translated protein: MSDADTVLVERDGPITIISINRPHNRNAVDGATARKLYDAFLAFDADASASVAVFTGTGGYFCAGADLKAVAAGDPEKKREVGGHNTIAPMGPSRLRLSKPVIAAIEGFAVAGGMELALWADMRVVAEDATFGVFCRRFGVPLIDLGTIRLPRLIGHSQAIDLILTGRPVAGPEALRMGLANRLVPKGETRAHAIALAKDIAKFPQNCMRADRLSALRQWDLDEEEAIRNEMRGGLEVIASGETLSGAARFASGIGRHGAFGNEGGNG
- a CDS encoding alpha/beta fold hydrolase — protein: MPAQSIATELKTFTTSDFRLENGSVLGEVTIAYRTVGTLAPKRDNVVLITHGNTSGPQMIDPDGSTGEGSWNEIVGPGKAVDTNRYFAICPNMLGSSYGSTNAASIDPRTGRRYGPRFPDITVSDIVATQRAMLDELGIDKLVAIVGPSYGGFQALQWAVNHPDAMRGIAAVVTAPLVPRERAEGNVARLMAALSQDPNWNGGDYYDHGGVLESMIQIRTATLKSYGIETRLRDTMADPADIEAAIRAEAAEWARGFDANSLLTLAKALRGFDVTAQFGRIKAKVLYVLSRTDKLFPPELAPQVMPALKAAGVDADYFLLDSDYGHSASGRDAHKWAPRLRAFMDSLG
- a CDS encoding SulP family inorganic anion transporter produces the protein MHDVIGGGAASVLGITFGLSYALLIFAGPLSPYLSYGVAATFISSAVLATLIALGSSLPFAVAGPDSSTAAVTGILMASLVERISAANPAAPLLTPVLITLGLSTIVTGIVLCCLGLTRLGRAIRYVPYPVVGGFLGATGLLIVLGAIRVITGYPVQLNTLFHFTNIITISELSAACAMALVLYLTWHRSRTPFGLPIILVSGVIVAHLAFWIIGITPEEAHLTGWTFAPPPASTFRLPWHAAELAQYPWSAVPDLLGNMVAVVFVTAASTLFNTTGIEVAVHREANLERELNITGFANILTGALAGYAGCTSVSRSILNFSSGGRGRLSGLTVAAISLLMLAVAPQLLGYMPKFVLGGLLIYLGADQLHKWMIESRKRLSQTEYLSLLAIIVIIVAWGFVPGILIGIIIGCATFALSAARVEAIKYGFDGSEYRSSLDRSRDDRDVLQAHGGKIQGLTLQSYLFFGSANRLYQHVKALLREHPECRYLLFDFKLVTGVDSSAVYSFAQIKRSAHEVGVELVLVHLSTKAEQVLRASDFITEGVTVIDELDHAQEWCENQIIAQHQELAQEEADLRGWFTGLLDSEGDADALIRRCQRIEVDAGEVIVRAGDAADSMHFILDGRVGIMVPADDGRSTRVRSLGRYTTIGEMGLVAHTPRSATIQAETASVLYVLNTHQFMAIRDEDPELSHKLLTYFVSVMAERLTFANRTIAVLRR